The Lepeophtheirus salmonis chromosome 1, UVic_Lsal_1.4, whole genome shotgun sequence genome has a segment encoding these proteins:
- the aln gene encoding divergent protein kinase domain 1C isoform X1, whose protein sequence is MFRRIQKKTFLLGCGFLIIFFLYFVRKWMNAQCSESAIRSKIQSLCEKYEKGEGGGDSCSHFCGERPIISFDECFYLHQGKEIVFSAKHGILREKVIVKSLRMELNDENTFKSTYRLEEYPTFSEYESMIRTFIRDNYNLQIQSLEEIWNDSDGVNSSLTPHQMEIVWSLVNDNEYVLVKFFSSHGIFPELMGTCGSFFIVEKLNPIPYPSVFPQKIKFDDFVDRIKIASSLLEALDKLSKVHSEPLYLCDVKKEHFGISFMTGGVKFLDLDSVFTKTILDRSIGDGSDCVKDKDCRFFDCTGKCGHHKKCVTGVVNNNFNIVCDKIFRDYNFAFRGLLTKSKHSSKKIKRILNHCHYSNESLVLPQLQKAFYEVLTFSMKKYEL, encoded by the exons ATGTTTAGAAGGATCCAAAAGAAAACGTTTTTACTGGGATGTGGATTcctgattatattttttctttattttgtaagaaaatggATGAACGCACAGTGTAGTGAGTCAGCAATCAGATCGAAAATCC AGTCTCTATGCGAAAAGTATGAGAAGGGTGAAGGCGGCGGAGACAGTTGCTCTCACTTCTGTGGTGAAAGACCAATTATCAGTTTTGATGAATGCTTTTATCTTCATCAAGGAAAGGAAATTGTTTTTAGTGCAAAACATGGCATTTTGAGAGAAAAG GTCATAGTCAAATCCCTGCGAATGGAACTCAACGACGAGAATACATTCAAGTCTACATATCGCTTAGAAGAGTATCCGACGTTCTCTGAATATGAGTCCATGATTCGTACATTTATTAGGGATAATTACAATCTCCAAATACAGAGTCTTGAAGAAATTTGGAACGATTCCGATGGAGTCAATTCGTCTTTAACCCCTCATCAAATGGAAATTGTATGGAGTCTTGTGAATGATAATGAATATGttcttgttaaatttttttcttcacatggGATATTCCCTGAACTTATGGGTACGTGTGGATCTTTCTTTATCGTCGAGAAATTAAATCCCATCCCATATCCGTCTGTCTTTCCTCAAAAGATTAAATTCGATGATTTTGTAGATCGAATCAAAATAGCTTCTTCTCTTTTGGAAGCATTAGACAAGTTGTCCAAGGTTCATAGTGAGCCTTTGTATTTATGTGATGTTAAAAAGGAGCATTTTGGGATATCATTCATGACTGGAGGCGTGAAGTTTTTAGACTTGGACTCTGTTTTTACGAAGACAATTCTTG ATAGGTCTATTGGGGATGGATCGGATTGTGTTAAAGATAAGGACTGCAGATTTTTTGACTGTACAGGAAAATGTggacatcataaaaaatgtGTTACTGGTGTGgtcaacaataattttaatattgtttgtgataaaatattcaGGGATTATAATTTCGCTTTCCGTGGCCTTCTCACAAAATCAAAAcattcctccaaaaaaattaagcgGATTCTGAATCATTGTCATTATTCGAATGAGTCTCTTGTGCTGCCTCAACTACAAAAAGCCTTTTATGAAGTTTTGACGttctcaatgaaaaaatatgaattatag
- the aln gene encoding divergent protein kinase domain 1B isoform X2 — protein sequence MFRRIQKKTFLLGCGFLIIFFLYFVRKWMNAQCSESAIRSKIQSLCEKYEKGEGGGDSCSHFCGERPIISFDECFYLHQGKEIVFSAKHGILREKVIVKSLRMELNDENTFKSTYRLEEYPTFSEYESMIRTFIRDNYNLQIQSLEEIWNDSDGVNSSLTPHQMEIVWSLVNDNEYVLVKFFSSHGIFPELMGTCGSFFIVEKLNPIPYPSVFPQKIKFDDFVDRIKIASSLLEALDKLSKVHSEPLYLCDVKKEHFGISFMTGGVKFLDLDSVFTKTILV from the exons ATGTTTAGAAGGATCCAAAAGAAAACGTTTTTACTGGGATGTGGATTcctgattatattttttctttattttgtaagaaaatggATGAACGCACAGTGTAGTGAGTCAGCAATCAGATCGAAAATCC AGTCTCTATGCGAAAAGTATGAGAAGGGTGAAGGCGGCGGAGACAGTTGCTCTCACTTCTGTGGTGAAAGACCAATTATCAGTTTTGATGAATGCTTTTATCTTCATCAAGGAAAGGAAATTGTTTTTAGTGCAAAACATGGCATTTTGAGAGAAAAG GTCATAGTCAAATCCCTGCGAATGGAACTCAACGACGAGAATACATTCAAGTCTACATATCGCTTAGAAGAGTATCCGACGTTCTCTGAATATGAGTCCATGATTCGTACATTTATTAGGGATAATTACAATCTCCAAATACAGAGTCTTGAAGAAATTTGGAACGATTCCGATGGAGTCAATTCGTCTTTAACCCCTCATCAAATGGAAATTGTATGGAGTCTTGTGAATGATAATGAATATGttcttgttaaatttttttcttcacatggGATATTCCCTGAACTTATGGGTACGTGTGGATCTTTCTTTATCGTCGAGAAATTAAATCCCATCCCATATCCGTCTGTCTTTCCTCAAAAGATTAAATTCGATGATTTTGTAGATCGAATCAAAATAGCTTCTTCTCTTTTGGAAGCATTAGACAAGTTGTCCAAGGTTCATAGTGAGCCTTTGTATTTATGTGATGTTAAAAAGGAGCATTTTGGGATATCATTCATGACTGGAGGCGTGAAGTTTTTAGACTTGGACTCTGTTTTTACGAAGACAATTCTTG ttTAA